A genomic window from Streptomyces sp. WMMC940 includes:
- a CDS encoding FAD-dependent oxidoreductase: protein MSGEVIVVGGGVIGLTTAVELAERGRRVRLWTREPAGATTSAVAGALWWPYRIEPEALVGAWSLTSLRVYEELAGRPEETGVRLVPGVQPGVSPAALGPWVRELTGKVRELAPDERPAGVASGLWARLPLLDMPAHLGWLAARFEAAGGTVELRTAGSFEEAAAEAPVVVNCTGLGARELVPDPELTPVRGQLVLVENPGIDTWYAAADEASSELTYFFPQPGRLVLGGTAVEGAWSLEPDPATAEAIVRRCARVRPEIAGAEVLAHRVGLRPARSSGVRLAAVPGPYGTRLVHNYGHGGAGVTVAWGCARAAADLAG, encoded by the coding sequence ATGAGCGGCGAAGTGATCGTGGTGGGCGGCGGGGTCATCGGGCTGACGACGGCGGTCGAACTCGCCGAGCGGGGACGGCGGGTGCGCCTGTGGACCCGTGAGCCCGCCGGGGCGACCACCTCCGCGGTGGCGGGCGCCCTGTGGTGGCCGTACCGGATCGAACCGGAGGCGCTGGTCGGCGCGTGGTCGCTCACGTCGCTCCGGGTGTACGAGGAGCTGGCCGGGCGGCCGGAGGAGACCGGGGTACGGCTGGTGCCGGGAGTGCAGCCGGGTGTGTCGCCCGCCGCGCTCGGGCCATGGGTCCGGGAACTCACCGGGAAGGTGCGGGAACTGGCGCCCGACGAGCGGCCGGCGGGCGTCGCGTCCGGGCTGTGGGCGCGGCTCCCGCTGCTCGACATGCCCGCTCATCTGGGCTGGCTGGCGGCCCGGTTCGAGGCGGCGGGCGGGACCGTGGAGCTCCGCACGGCCGGCTCGTTCGAGGAGGCGGCGGCCGAGGCTCCGGTCGTGGTCAACTGCACGGGGCTCGGCGCGCGCGAGCTGGTTCCGGACCCGGAACTCACGCCGGTACGGGGGCAGCTGGTGCTGGTGGAGAACCCCGGGATCGACACCTGGTACGCGGCCGCGGACGAGGCGTCGAGCGAGCTGACGTACTTCTTCCCGCAGCCGGGCCGGCTCGTCCTCGGCGGTACGGCGGTCGAGGGAGCCTGGTCACTGGAGCCTGACCCGGCGACGGCCGAGGCGATCGTCCGGCGCTGCGCCCGGGTACGCCCCGAGATCGCCGGGGCCGAGGTCCTCGCCCACCGGGTCGGACTGCGCCCCGCGCGCTCAAGTGGGGTGCGACTCGCCGCCGTTCCGGGCCCGTACGGCACCCGTCTGGTCCACAACTACGGACACGGCGGGGCGGGGGTGACGGTCGCCTGGGGCTGCGCAAGGGCGGCTGCGGACCTGGCGGGCTGA
- a CDS encoding ABC-F family ATP-binding cassette domain-containing protein, protein MTATLVAKDLAAGHGDRTLFAGLDLVVAPGDVIGLVGANGAGKSTLLRLLAGLDTPEHGELRLSPPAASVGHLPQEPERRDGETVREFLARRTGVDTAQRAMDEATQGLVDGTPGADDAYAASLERWLALGGADLDERAEEVAGSLGLAIGLDQPMTSLSGGQAARAGLASLLLSRYDVFLLDEPTNDLDLDGLERLEEFVTGLRAGTVVVSHDREFLTRTVTKVLELDLAQQRITLYGGGYAAYLEERETARRHAREEYEEYADKKTALEGRARMQRSWMDKGVKNARRKAGDNDKIGRKFRSEASEKQAAKARQTQRMIERLDVVEEPRKEWELRMEIAAAPRSGSVVATLRDAEVRRGDFRFGPVSLRIDWADRVAVTGANGAGKSTLLAALLGRLTLDSGHSAVGSGVVVGEVDQARRLFHGTDSLLDAFCAAVPDTEPADVRTLLAKFGLKADHVLRPAVSLSPGERTRAALALLQGRGVNLLVLDEPTNHLDLPAIEQLESALASYTGTLLLVTHDRRMLDTVRTTRRLEVAHGKVTES, encoded by the coding sequence ATGACAGCAACCCTCGTCGCCAAGGACCTCGCCGCCGGACACGGCGACCGCACCCTCTTCGCCGGGCTCGACCTCGTCGTCGCGCCCGGCGACGTGATCGGCCTCGTCGGCGCCAACGGCGCGGGGAAGTCCACCCTGCTCCGCCTGCTCGCCGGCCTCGACACCCCGGAACACGGTGAGCTGCGGCTCTCCCCGCCGGCCGCCTCGGTGGGCCACCTCCCGCAGGAGCCGGAACGGCGGGACGGCGAGACCGTACGGGAGTTCCTCGCCCGCCGGACCGGGGTCGACACGGCCCAGCGCGCGATGGACGAGGCCACCCAGGGCCTCGTCGACGGTACGCCGGGCGCCGACGACGCCTACGCGGCGAGCCTCGAGCGCTGGCTCGCGCTCGGTGGTGCCGACCTGGACGAGCGCGCCGAGGAGGTCGCGGGCTCGCTCGGCCTCGCCATCGGCCTCGACCAGCCGATGACCTCGCTCTCCGGCGGCCAGGCCGCCCGGGCCGGACTCGCCTCCCTGCTCCTCTCCCGCTACGACGTCTTCCTCCTCGACGAGCCGACCAACGACCTCGACCTGGACGGCCTGGAGCGGCTGGAGGAGTTCGTCACCGGCCTGCGAGCCGGGACGGTCGTCGTCAGCCACGACCGCGAGTTCCTCACCCGCACGGTCACCAAGGTCCTCGAGCTCGACCTCGCCCAGCAGCGGATCACCCTCTACGGCGGCGGCTACGCGGCATATCTGGAGGAACGGGAGACCGCGCGGCGGCACGCGCGCGAGGAGTACGAGGAGTACGCCGACAAGAAGACCGCCCTCGAGGGCCGGGCCCGGATGCAGCGGTCCTGGATGGACAAGGGAGTCAAGAACGCCCGGCGCAAGGCGGGTGACAACGACAAGATCGGCCGCAAGTTCCGCAGCGAGGCGAGCGAGAAGCAGGCCGCGAAGGCCCGACAGACCCAGCGCATGATCGAACGGCTCGACGTGGTCGAGGAGCCCCGCAAGGAGTGGGAGCTACGGATGGAGATCGCGGCCGCTCCCCGCTCGGGGTCGGTCGTGGCGACCCTCCGCGACGCGGAGGTGCGGCGGGGTGACTTCCGGTTCGGACCGGTGTCGCTGCGGATCGACTGGGCCGACCGCGTCGCCGTCACGGGTGCCAACGGAGCCGGCAAGTCGACGCTGCTCGCCGCCCTCCTCGGCCGCCTGACGCTGGACTCCGGGCACTCGGCCGTCGGTTCCGGCGTCGTCGTCGGCGAGGTCGACCAGGCCCGTCGGCTGTTCCACGGCACGGACTCACTGCTGGACGCGTTCTGCGCGGCGGTTCCCGACACCGAGCCCGCCGACGTCCGCACCCTCCTGGCCAAGTTCGGCCTCAAGGCGGACCACGTCCTGCGCCCGGCCGTCAGTCTGTCCCCGGGGGAGCGGACCCGGGCGGCGCTCGCCCTGCTCCAGGGCCGGGGCGTCAATCTGCTCGTCCTCGACGAGCCCACGAACCACCTCGACCTGCCGGCCATCGAACAGCTGGAGTCCGCGCTCGCCTCGTACACGGGCACGCTGCTCCTGGTCACCCACGACCGGCGGATG
- a CDS encoding right-handed parallel beta-helix repeat-containing protein, translating to MAAAGIATLTGGTTLISGRTVTAESADAKAPAHRAAVPARGGDGVDEQEYRSGHADDRGWGDGADEDRSSGSEDEHSARGEGDNSDNRHEKGPDGHDEQSSGSRDQGGAGTDDEHAREKVPCDPNALIAAITEANTEGGGTLSLAEKCIYTLTANQDGNGLPEIIQPITIHGNGATIARAANADQFRFFQVSAGGDLKLRHLTLTRGRAPEDQSGGAILVNPAGRLDLDHTTLTHNTVTDDDADATGGAIHNEGITRVRNTTLSRNTAPDDNGGAIHNVGTLSITSSELTHNTAANAGALSSTGTVEISKSLISHNHAGDAGGILLSEGVMEIVSSKISHNTAGEGDGGGIVNSEGALYVRGSAISHNTAFDDAGGLSLASDAVIEDSTIKGNVAVGGDGGGIFMESDVAIRGSQVTENQAPGDGASGGGIFLNESSSSLTLTDSKVTKNLSDAPAGGIHNEGTVTTYGKVRIIDNVPTNCFGSPNPVPSCFG from the coding sequence GTGGCCGCGGCCGGAATCGCCACCCTCACCGGCGGGACCACCCTGATCAGCGGTCGAACGGTGACCGCCGAATCCGCTGACGCCAAGGCCCCAGCACACCGGGCCGCCGTCCCCGCCCGCGGCGGTGACGGCGTCGACGAACAGGAGTACCGGTCCGGGCATGCCGACGACCGTGGCTGGGGAGACGGCGCCGACGAGGACCGCAGCTCGGGGTCCGAGGACGAGCACAGCGCGCGTGGCGAGGGCGACAACTCCGACAACCGCCACGAGAAGGGACCGGACGGCCACGACGAGCAGAGCTCAGGCTCACGTGACCAGGGCGGCGCCGGTACCGACGACGAGCACGCCCGCGAAAAGGTGCCCTGTGACCCGAATGCGCTGATCGCGGCCATCACCGAGGCCAACACCGAAGGCGGCGGAACGCTCAGCCTGGCTGAGAAGTGCATCTACACCCTCACCGCCAACCAGGACGGCAACGGCCTCCCCGAGATCATCCAGCCCATCACCATCCACGGCAACGGCGCCACCATCGCCCGCGCCGCCAACGCCGACCAGTTCCGCTTCTTCCAGGTCTCGGCCGGCGGCGACCTCAAGCTCCGCCACCTCACCCTCACCCGCGGCAGAGCACCGGAAGACCAGAGCGGCGGCGCGATCCTCGTCAACCCCGCAGGGCGCCTCGACCTCGACCACACCACGCTCACCCACAACACCGTCACCGACGATGACGCGGACGCCACCGGCGGCGCCATCCACAACGAGGGCATCACCCGCGTGCGCAACACCACACTCAGCCGCAACACCGCCCCAGACGACAACGGCGGTGCCATCCACAACGTGGGCACACTGAGCATCACAAGCTCCGAACTCACCCACAACACCGCAGCCAACGCCGGCGCCCTCAGCTCGACCGGAACGGTCGAGATCAGCAAGAGCCTCATCAGTCACAACCACGCCGGCGACGCCGGCGGAATCCTCCTCAGCGAGGGCGTGATGGAGATCGTGTCGAGCAAGATCAGCCACAACACCGCCGGCGAGGGAGACGGCGGGGGCATCGTCAATTCGGAAGGGGCACTGTATGTCCGCGGCAGCGCCATCAGCCACAACACCGCCTTCGACGATGCCGGTGGCCTGAGCCTGGCGAGTGACGCGGTGATCGAGGACAGCACGATCAAGGGCAATGTGGCCGTCGGCGGCGACGGCGGCGGCATCTTCATGGAAAGTGATGTCGCGATCCGTGGCAGTCAGGTCACGGAGAACCAGGCCCCCGGCGACGGCGCCAGCGGCGGCGGCATCTTCCTGAACGAAAGCAGTAGTTCGCTCACACTCACCGACTCCAAAGTGACGAAGAACCTCTCGGACGCGCCCGCGGGCGGCATCCACAACGAGGGCACCGTCACCACCTACGGCAAGGTCCGTATCATCGACAACGTCCCCACCAACTGCTTCGGCAGTCCCAACCCGGTCCCTAGCTGCTTCGGCTGA
- a CDS encoding oxidoreductase — translation MSAEYATFALAPAVRAGGFLAGGGFEVHRDFLDFVVDGRPLLLLLSDVDAVSPLASDVPPAIVIRQVRGLLLDAEAPLPGGRHVLYGCPECEELGCGAVTAVIERQGNDVVWRDFAWQTDETADLELNGYPGTGPFRFRADAYRAALERLLDGTATGPRRRVLLVGARATSLTRLAAALRTIGIGADIARDTAGVPAEELRAYGAVVFGGTVTETERAAVLVAFTDSGAHAACVDALADVVPVVVAQVEQVLHRGPAEHRRLTGLTASGRTASVTVASACRVRLVAHRLDRLHRTRSHEVFDGTLEPGTHRIPLDGGAVRGRAFVVARAAGGVLVAAVTR, via the coding sequence ATGTCAGCCGAGTACGCGACGTTCGCCCTGGCCCCGGCGGTACGGGCCGGGGGATTCCTCGCCGGCGGAGGCTTCGAGGTCCACCGCGACTTCCTGGACTTCGTCGTCGACGGCCGCCCGCTCCTCCTCCTGCTCTCCGACGTCGACGCCGTCTCCCCGCTCGCCTCCGACGTGCCCCCGGCGATCGTCATCCGTCAGGTACGCGGTCTGCTGCTGGACGCGGAGGCCCCGCTGCCGGGCGGTCGCCACGTGCTCTACGGCTGCCCCGAGTGCGAGGAACTCGGCTGCGGAGCCGTGACCGCCGTCATCGAGCGGCAGGGGAACGACGTAGTCTGGCGGGACTTCGCCTGGCAGACGGACGAGACCGCGGACCTGGAGCTCAACGGCTACCCCGGAACCGGCCCCTTCCGCTTCCGTGCCGACGCGTACCGGGCCGCACTGGAACGGCTCCTCGACGGCACCGCCACCGGACCGCGCCGAAGGGTCCTCCTCGTCGGCGCCCGCGCCACCTCCCTCACCAGGCTCGCCGCCGCCCTCCGGACCATCGGCATCGGTGCCGACATCGCCCGTGACACGGCGGGGGTTCCGGCGGAGGAACTGCGGGCGTACGGCGCCGTCGTCTTCGGCGGCACCGTCACGGAGACCGAACGTGCCGCGGTCCTGGTGGCCTTCACCGATTCCGGGGCCCACGCCGCCTGCGTCGACGCCCTCGCCGACGTCGTGCCGGTCGTCGTCGCCCAGGTCGAGCAGGTGCTCCACCGCGGCCCCGCCGAACACCGCCGGCTGACCGGGCTCACCGCCTCCGGCCGCACGGCATCGGTGACCGTCGCGTCCGCCTGCCGTGTCCGGCTGGTCGCCCACCGCCTCGACCGGCTCCACCGCACCCGAAGCCACGAGGTCTTCGACGGCACCCTGGAGCCCGGAACCCACCGGATCCCGCTGGACGGCGGCGCCGTGAGGGGCCGGGCGTTCGTGGTGGCCCGCGCGGCCGGGGGAGTCCTGGTGGCGGCCGTGACGCGCTGA